GATTGGGACAGGAGCTGGTCTGGATCCGGCTCTGGATTGGGACAGGAGCTGGTCTGGATGTGACTCTGGATTGGGATAATGGCTGATCTGGATGTGACTTTGGATGACAGCTACATCCGGGGGCACTCAGAGATCCATGGTGTCTTCGAGGACTACCTCGTGATGACGGTTGACTTGTGGGGGACAAGGAATACCCGCTAATGACACAGGTGTTgaggcctgagactgaggcagagacccgTTACAATGACGTCCACGTTGCCACCCTTGCTGTCATTGAAAGGTTCaaaataagaactgggagcaggagtcggccatctggcccctcgagcctgctccgccattcaataagatcatggctgatctttttgtggactcagctcctcttacccgcccactcacaataacccttaattctgttactgttcaaaaatctatctatctttgtgttATAAACATTcactgaggtagcctcaactgcttcactgggcagtacAACTTGCACACGCTGGAGGacgatgaggaggaagaggaggaggtggagggacatACGGCTTCatctgaggaggaagaggagaaggaggTGGACCAGGCCCGAGGAGGAGCCGAAGGATGGAGGACAGACTTTGGCGAGGGTCCAACATGCCAGAAGGACGAGGGAGGCCCTCATTGTCTCCAAATTCTCCTGGAGCGAGGCTGTGTCCGTCAGCCTCTTTcaatctcccccatccctccctcactttccccccttcccccatccccccaacccctccccgcacATTACACTGCCCCCTTCCCAACCACCCTGATCCCCCTCTCAGGGTCTGTGtagcatcaccccagggtgatgggcctgtgtcggcactgtcagtgggtcactctacaaggcaggagagtgccgATCACTCGCTGTGGGAAAGCTCTGGTGCTGCTCAGTTTCTGATAAAGTCTGACTGCTGTCTATCTGCTGACAGCGCGTCACACCCACCCTCTGTACGGGCTCTGCATCGAGGCTGACGCAATGTGCTGGGGTGAGGGGCACGTGGGGCTTCACATgattaatggtgaacattttaccGTGAAAGATTTCCATTCCTCCTAGCTACGGATAGTGACCCCCCCTCCAGTGCCCATTCCGTGCAACCTCACTCTTCTTGTTCTTTGTGGTCTACtgttacgtctaggtgtgtccccaggatgcacaacaGAGGTGGACGCAGCTTACTGCTCTCcgcgtcctgtggcctttgattccCTTGGTGGACATCCCCTGGAGGACTTGGAGCCGGAGGGCCCGGCCGATTTACCGGTGTGACAGGCGTCACCACGCCAACCTACCAACCTGTGCTGTCCACTGCCCAtgagatgcgctggtgtcaggaAGGAGGATTGAAATGAACCGGAGACCACCTTTGtccccttggtggcaggccccagatTGGGTTCCAGcatttcctcctccctgatggtgcccttGGGCCCTGGGAGATtccctgggatggggaggggggcagctggaatgagctccagaagcttctgagtcatctggctctgtcagtccTGGAGACTCCCCGCTGTCTGCACCAGAGTGTGGACTTTCTCAGCGATGGCCCAGTGactgaaccacactctgcaatgcccacctgtgtctgggacatgtccctcattgactgggacatgatgttgaggcccttagccatggtcatcacagactgggcCAGGCCTTGGACACAACCACTCAAGGCACAGACACCAGCTTTAGTTTTCCTACTACGTCCCTGTAATGTTGAATATGTGCAACAGATGGTCCCTGTCGAGACTTAAAGGGGAACCAGTGTTGGGCTTTGTGATTTTTGAAATTGCAAAATATACCTTTTTTAATTAATGTTGCTTTGATAATTTAAATTCAAACGTCAGGAAATTTTATTTCTATGAATTTGTTGGACCTTTTGGAAATTTTTATTGTTTTGATAAGTTTGGCCTTAAACTAAGGCGAAGAAATGTAGAGAATGAAGAAATAATTTCCAGGATTTCAGCAAAACAGAAACTGGTgtaagggggagggtggggtgggtgtggtgaggtgtggagggatgtggggaggagggggggttgatgaAAGTGAGTTCTTACATAATaataacttgcatttctgtagtgcCTCTGATATAGAAAAACGTCTCCATCAGAATCACAGCGTGATCAAGCTGAAGTCAGCGTCAGATCAAACGGGTTCTTTTAGCACCAACTCCAGGAGTTTGGGGAAATTATAATACAGTCGGTTAGAAACTGTAAATGTCTGAGCTAGGCAACTAAAGAAGGGAAAATAACGGCCTGTGATTGAGATGACGTTAGAAGACAGCGTGACGGGAGATGGCCAAGCTGGCACGATAAGACCCAACACATTTCCATGGATCAGCTCACTGACAATGCTGCAGGGTGCCTATTAATGTTGTTAATATCTGTGCAAGGACAAATATCCAGGCTGCAATATTGAATCAACACCTTAGATTTTATTCCTCAGGCTTACGCCAAGCGCTGCTGCCAATAACCAGACACTCAGATTTACCAGGAAAAAGGTCACATCTCTCAGACACACCTCATGCAGCAAGACATGAAATGGAGATTGGGCCACAGAGTTAGGATTGTTCCACAGCAACATTTCCTCCATGGATCTTTCAGCCTTGGGAACGTTTGACAATAGTTTAAATGCATTTTCAACTTGTCTAACGGCTGTTCGATATTTGCCTTCTGGACCAACATTTAAACTTAAGTGGCTACATCCCTTGAAATTTAACCTATATTGTGATTTTCCAATCCCTCTGTTAAATCGGGACCCTGCATAAAGCTAATGCTGCAGAATAAACTGTGAATAATTGGAGAAACAAATTGATGAGTACATAACACTTTTGTATCTATTTGTTAGCCATAGCGAACAGAATTATTAATAGCGTTATGAGGCACTGCTGTTATAGTTGCCAGAAGTACAGTGCCATAAGCAGATTCACCGCTATCGACTTGTTTAAAAGCAATGTTTCATGCTACAAACAATTGGGAACAATTAAGTGGCAGAATGCTTACCGAGTAGCTGTCGCTATACTGGAAATGTGACCTAGAGCTTTCTTCTGCTGTTGGACTCAATGGCTTTGGATCAGACATGGATCGCTGCATCACCTTGATGGTCCGAGGACTTAGAGGCTGAATTTTTGATGGTTCAGGAGCCATTAGTTTCTGTGAGTTTTTGTCAACAGATGGAGATTTCTCATAGGGCACAAACACTGTCTCCAATTCTTTGTTTGGGGACATTGGTGAGATTGGTGAGTACAATACCTTTGGCGATTTGGGTGGGGAGGGTGCAAGTTGGAAGGAGGAATCTGCTCGGAGATGATTTGAATAACCTATTTCTAATGGTGTTGGACGCTTTTTATCATTTTTTGGTGGGGAAATGGCTGTAATTATCTTCTGACTCAAGCACTGGGGACTTTGTCCATCTGAGTCTGTTTCTGTCTGGCAGCCCAAGCTTTCACCCATGTGTGTTTTTTCTGGAGCTGAAATGTGTTTTACAATTTCAATCTTGGTTTCAATTTGAGCCCTTATCGCAGGTGTCCTTATTATTCCCTCAGGCTCAGTTTGAACAGAAATCTCAGCCACAGTTTGCATCGCGATATTAGAGAGTTTTGCAAAATGTGAGCGCTTTGTTTTATCTATCTCCGTTGCACCATCAGCATATTTCCCCACACGAGACTTTCGCCTTCTAGTGGGAACATCCCAATCCTCCTGATTATCCTCGTCATCAGTCTGAACACTGCTATCCACACTCTTTTTTGTTCTTCTTCTTCTACTGGTGTAGCATCTTTCTGTTCCCTCCTCATCATCAGTCTGGACTCCGCTGTCAACTATCTTTTTATATGATCTTGGCTCTTGTGTATTTCCATCAAGATTGTCACCATATTGACCACGCAGCCTAGGCACAGAACTCCTCTTTCTCAATGCTCTTGCCTCTCGAACATCAATGTCTTTCAAAGACATTTCTGATACTGAGCTGAGCATGCAAGGTTGAGGAACATGCTGCACAATTCCATCTGACTGAGCGGAGTACCATGGCTGCGTCTGCGATGCATCATGTCCCATCATGGCTGAAGCTGTTGTACTAGCGTCCTGGACATGCCAGAACTGACCATTTTCTGCTGTTGTGTACTGGGATTCTATCATTGCTTGATCTGTTGTTGTCTGAGGAGAGGCTGAACCAGACGGATCATACGTGTACTGATATATCTGTCGAATCTTTTGCTCCTCAAGCTGCTGTTGTAGTTGCTGCTGCAGCTGCTGTATTTGTTCGAGCTGAATCTGTTGCTGCGCTATTGTTTCTTGTTGTATCATAAACTGAGCCTGACGCTCTTCCTCCTGTTGATATAGGAGTTGTTGCTTCATTGTTTGAAGATCCTGAAGTTCTCGCTGAACAATCAGTTTTTCTTGTTCTCGAAATATCTGGATCTCATGTCGTTCGCGCTCTAATTCTTCAGCTAAGCGAATTTGTTTCATCTTCTCAAACTCGAGGATTTCCCTCTCCATCAACAAATGTTTGTTTTCTTCAGATACAGGTGAAGTAACAGGTGACAGTTTGGGAACCACTGAAGGGTCAATAGTATGTATTTGCTTGTAATCAGCTTCAGCCTGCATAAAGCTGACCTCTGATGATGTATCTGGATATCTGGCTGAAATTGTTGTCAGATTAGGCACAAGCCCAGTCATATCTAAACCTAGAGAAACCCCAGGACCCATCTCTCCTCCTATATCAGTAGTTGTCAAGTAGCTGGAAGACTTGGGCATTGGCTGAATATGCTGCAATGTTGATAGTGAAGGCATTGTATCACTGCTGTGGAGACTAAGGGAGGTGCTGAATATTGAACCTGGTTGGGTAGTAATTGCAAAGGTGGATGGGATTGGAGTTGCCACAGAAGAATAAACAACGCCACCAGAAGAACGTAAACCACTTGGCATGCCATAGTGAGTTCCCATTGCTGAGGTTATTCTTGCTTGAGAATACTGTGGTGTGCCCGTGTCTGCAATCACTTGATGTGCCTCAGGATAGCTCAATGTTCCTTTGCTGAGATGATCTTGAGGCTGAGTACAAACTGCAGAATAGTCCATTAATTCACCTGTAATTATAGTGTCAGAAATAGAACTCATTCCTAGATAATCAAATTAATTTGTGAGGATAATCATTGCCATTCCATCCAGGTGATTAAAGCAAAGATTGCATGCAATTCTTCATCATCATTAACAGTTGCAATTACACGTGAAGCAAAACCAATGCTGAAAAAACATGCAATGCATGCACCCATCTGTGAGCAAAAAGATCAACCAAAAATAAACTGCATTCCATTTTCACATGCTCAAAGTTCTGTACAAAAATAAGGATTAGAAATGATTCATAAGAAAAAGGTTAGCCCAAAATGAGTTGAGGGAACCCATGCAGGTTTAATTTTAAAGAAAGATCTGTTGCTGTATCATACTGACCTGCTGTCAGTTTTCTTGCTGTAAGATCGACTGCAGCATCAGTCCCACTATTACAATAATCAAAGCTATGCTTGCTTTTATATAGAAACAGACCAGCTTCAGCCAAGTTGGTATCGGACATGGAAGGCTTCATGTTCCCAAATCCTCGGTGACCTTGGGACCCACCACGACCGTATAGATAGTGGTCATCTCTGTACCCATAACGGTCTTCAGGTAGGGTTGGAGCAGGTTGCTGTGTCAAAGATGAACAACTGCGACCAAATGGAAACTTGTAAACCATATCACAGCAAACATTCCGTCTCCCTGCAGTAAGATCGACAGGCTTGTCTTCCTCCTCGAGAATTGTAGTAACAATCCCAGATGTTAATTCATCCACTGTCGCCATCATCTGATGGGGTTTTGTTGTGCTTAAATCCACTGCTTTAACCTCTGATTCCACATCTATCCATCCATTTGTTGTGCTAATAGGAGCTATGGTTACTGGTTCTGTAACAGGCCAGCCTGAAATGGGAGACGCAGTGCTACAAGACAGGTTAATTGGGAGTTCTGCTGTGCCTGTAGCAGGTGACTGACAATGGGCAATACTGCACGATACTTCATCAATCTTGGTTGTTAGCTGGAGTGGTATAGATACGATATTCCCAAGATCCACAGATCTTTCAAATGTGTCAGTGGTAGCGGTAAATGTTGTTGTGGTTGTACAGGTAACGACTGTCATACTTTCAGTCGCCATTACCAGTGGGGAAATTGGAATTTGGTCATCCGATCCAGCTGTACTTAAATTCACAATGGCTGGTTGAACTGTGCTGATATGACGTATGCCACCAGAATCAATCACTAAAGCATGCCTTCGTCCATCGATAGAGAAATTAGACAAATCCATACCATTATTTGTCATCCCAGCATCTAAATTTGACAGAGTACGAAGATCTATCACATCACGTGTAAACTGTGCAGTCTGTTCTAGTGTTCTTCCATTTTCTTGAAATTCAGAATATTTTCTTTCAGGAGGTATGGTTATAGCAACACTGATTGTACCCGTGCTTGGTACTTTGTCATAGATCGCAGAAACCGGTGCCTGGGAAGCATTGGTTGATATGCCATGTTCAACTGTTGATAAAACACCCTGTGCCAAACTCTGATAAAAATAAACTGTCTCCGATTTTCCCTTTTCAACTATTTTCTGAGTTTCCATAGATTTGGTAAAGTGAGTCAGGGATATGGCTGATGGTAGACACGATAGCCCGTGCTGTTTTGAAGGGGATACTGATGGTTGGCTGGAAGATGCTTGGCAGGTTACAGATTCTGTTGGAGTACCAGGTTCAGATGGCAAAGTGATTACTACGTATGTAGCTTGGGAATGCATTGTTAACTTTGGAGAAGATTTATTTGAATATGGGGAAATAGGAGATGTGGGAGAGATTAGTTTGAAATCTCCTGGAGAAGTCAAGTTCAAAGACAATGTTGCAGTTGAGGTTGAAGTTTTATGTTGTAAGTCACTTGGTCTGTGCACAGTTATAGGAAGATGAGCAAACGCAGgctttggtggaattgcgggtcgGATTCCATCTGTTGGTCTTGTGGTGAATACGAATCCTGATGGAATTGAGGCTGGTTTAGGGGGGACAGGAGGGGGCATTGGATGAAATATTTTTCCATTTAGTGTTAAACTGCTCTGATCTAACGCATTAGATAAATTAGACACACCACTGGTTTGTATAGGGACTCCCATTCTACAGGCTGGTACATCAGCTGTGGATCTCCTCTTTGGAATGATAACTGACTTTGGAAAGGTTGAAGCAGGtaaaggaggaggtggtggagggaatTGTGACTCAGTTGCAGAATGCAATGATGACTTAATGATGGATGGGCCCATTTCAAAAGGAACAGAAGGAACCCAGGTTGTGGTCTGTGGTCGTTGTGAAGCAGTGGAAAGTGTGCTGGAGACTGAGGAAAGGGGTGCCCTACTTGAGGTGGCTGCAATTCTCTCTTTTCCTGGCAGTGGCATAGTGAAAGCCAATTCACCTCTTTGTGTTGGGTGTGTATTCCCTGGGGGTCCACAAATTGCAACCCCCACTGAAGTTGGTGCCATAGATACTGAAGAGATAGCTGTATCAGAAATACTCATTGCAGTCTTAACCAAATGTGTGGCTGTTTGTGCTGACATTTCTTCACTGGTGGCTATACTAAGGACAACAACATCTTTTGTCCTCGATACATCAGCTGGCCCAGTGGAACAAACCGGAGAGCTGCTAGTCATGGTAACAGTAGAGGTAATTGAGCTAACAGGAGTTACAAAAGCTGTAGGTGTTACTGTTTTTGATGCCATATCGTCCAACTCCCCACTGCTGGTTGTAGTACCTGGTTTGCTTTGTTTAACTGTTTTGGTGATTTCATTTGACATCTCTCTGTTATCTACATAATATTGTTCTCCATATTCTACTTCAATGTCATCTTCCACAGAAAAGTGCTGGGTAATTTTGACATCAGGGATAGCATGCATCATACTACCTGCTGGTGgaatttgctctgtatctgcagaaGATGGTATTGAGGTTGAAGATTTGTCATGCCCTCTCGTGGAAGCAGATGTAAATACTGCAGGGCGACCAGTGGTTTCTGATTCAGGAGAACTTGGCTGCGTTGGACTGGTTCCAGGAGTCAGCAGTGCGTTCTGTCGCTTCATGAGCTCCTCATAAGCAGCATCAGCATCTAACAACTGTTTTTCTGTCTTTGTGGAAGCTTCTGTGATGTGCAATGGAAATGTAACACATGTTTCTTTAGCACCAGTTACAGTGGAAGGCAAATCCTGTTGATAGAGATTTCCATCGAAAGGTTGGTTGTAATAATAATGTCCAGAATCACTCGTGGATTTCTTCATTATTTCTTCATAAATTTCATCAGGACTTCTTAATTTCTTTTCAGATTCCTGCATCAAACCAGTTCTGGTCCCCTGTCCTGTATTAAGAAAACGATTTTCTGTTGTCCCATTGTAAGTATCTTCCACTAGAGACTCGTAGATATAATCCTCGATTAACATGCCCCCATATAACGGCTCCTTTTCAAAGACATCATCAGGTTCTTTTTGATTCTGAAATAATTTTGCTTTCTGCATCATCTCTTCATATGCTTCTTCTGCACTTTTCAAAGACTTCTGATTATTGGCATCAACATCTTGTATAATACGACCAGCGTTCTCGTCTGTAGGAGAATACAGTGACACCGATGTAGGCAATTTATAAACTTTTTGGACTTCTCTAATTTTTTCTGGGTGTATTTCAAATCCTTCAGGTTCCGATTCAATGCTTGGTGAATATTCCGAACATGAAGAACGATGCAACTCCTCCATTTCTGCTGCTTGTCGCAACTCTTCTGTAGGTGAAGCATCTTCGATTGGTGAGAGATTACTTGGAGGGGTTTTTGGACGCTCACGTCTTCTCTGAGCTCTTAGTTCATCTTTATCTTTCTTTGATTTCTTTGTTGAACTCTTTCTTTGTTGCTGTTCTAACTCTCTTTGCTTTTCTTGTTCTCGCAAAAGTTCTTCTTCCTCTCGTAATTCTTCTTCTTCGGAAGAGTCTTCAATGGTAGGCAGCAGAGGACCAGGTGATCTGTGTCTAGCCTTTCTTTGCTGTTTACTCTCCCCAAGCATCTTCTTGTGACTCGGACTACTGTCACTGTCTTCATCCAATGATGAAACTGATGTAGGTGAAGTACCAGGTGTAAAACTAGAGGTTGCATGCAGGCTAGATGAACCTTCACCTCTTGATCTATCTTCTGGTGAATCAGTTAAGCTCTCCATCTCTAACTCTGGTTCTTCTTCATAGTACAATCCCTCCTTTTTGTTCCCAGAATCTTCTGCATATTTATTTGCAATAGAACTGTTCAAATCGATTGTTTTAAAACGCCTAAGGCCACCACCAGCTGAGACAGCCAACTCTTCATTTTCTTGACTTTTAGTTTCTCTGTACTTAGATTCAGGACTCACGTCAGACATTTCTTCTTCATCATCATCATCGTGCCATGAATGACGCCTCGCTGAATCATCATCATGACTTGTGCTACTTTTTTTTGAAAGACGTTTGTGCTTAACAGTTGGTCCTTTGCTCTCTAGATGTCCTTTTCCACTTATCTCTTTCAGCTGACTTCTAATATATTCATCCTCCTCAGATCCTGATGCATCTTCTTCAGCACTCATCTCAATGATTTGTTTTCGAATAAAATCTTCTTCATCACCAGATCCTTGGCTGTCACTGCTTGATGATCCAATGCTGGTCTTCCTCTTCCTATGAGGGCGGGGTGAGTGCTCACTTTCACTACTGTCTTCGAGGGAATCATATCGTTGTCTCCTCACTGCTGCTTCATCCTGAGAAGCACAGCTTTCACTGTAGTCTTTTCGAGCTAATGTATCTTCATGACCATGATCTTCCAGAACATCTTCATCTTCCTCCTGAATGTCTTCAAGGTCTTCTTCATCTGAGCTATATGActctggtgtaattgacaaggttcTTGGTCTGTGTCGTTCCCTTTCATGGTCAGTATAAAGTCCGTAAGTGTCTTTGTACTGGCCTGATTTCTCATTATTTAGTGTGTTCGCCTGAGCTTCTAAGATTGAAAGAACTGTACTCTCCAGTTTGGCAAGATCTGATGGGCTGGAGGGACTACTTTCCTGAGAGATTGAATCTTTCCTAGCTGGTTCTTTGAGTAAATCTTTATCTTCActttgaagaatggttggaatttcACCGAGTGAACTTGATATACCATCCGATGAATaacccgtatcactcaatccctgGGGACTTCTCTGCTGCAGAACTCCTGACGAGTCTGACTTTTCTTCCTCTTTTTCCTGTTTAAGAAAATGTAATAAATGTTGTAAGATGCAATTACTGATAAATTTACAATTCCAACAGTAACAACTGATACTTTACAGTCAATAAGTAAGACTGCTTTTATCACAATAGAGCCCAACCACAGGGTGCAAACTCTGCATAAAATTGCAGCCGGAACTTTATACCAACATTTTTTACAGTGTTATTTAAAATACCATCTTTTCTACTTTACAGCCGTTTCCTTTTTAAAGCACATTTAACCACCCACCAATTCGACACATCT
This DNA window, taken from Scyliorhinus torazame isolate Kashiwa2021f chromosome 13, sScyTor2.1, whole genome shotgun sequence, encodes the following:
- the pcloa gene encoding protein piccolo isoform X5; this encodes MMPSFLSEGNPLSSVVNKFSLFDSKADSEQAARKQKAAGKPESAQKGPVKSTSQQFLRTSPKPGEKEEARQAARQQPVQPPSAAAPHSAPRTAPAPQAALCPVCTSTPLQEGNADQCTQCHMVVCSQCGFNPNPHITQVREWLCLNCQMQRALGMDMTSVPGSKSQPLQPKQPGATSSVPQIAKQAPVQQAAQKPEQAKSLSQTGSRKQPVLTKQQSMAASPPLKAKQPSHGPRDQPAKQQTTQKPKLVKPSQQLVDVKSQQDVNKPPQVISTTPVPESKQPSLGPQVQPAVQQKGSDESTRAEQTRLATPLQQLTKKEEVSGPKTQLQRKGNIVPGTEPGPGIKTPKQDVAQQKQPEQIQKPVLVEKPPHGKQPISVPAPDLIKQPALKAEPKTGHPKEEQAKPTQKPGLGKAVPSQIPPEPQKAPKAAEQSRRFSLNLGGAAQPPPFQPSTPQETVTGKLFGFGASLFSQASTLMSTAPQQQDPHGHAAKQPSAVPPTAAQTTSKESTASQQSPKRDIGKREAKPPAAHPSDQKAAVTAQEKANRQAVETIKKGTKPLESEIAAPSKTACPLCKTALNIGSDAPPNFDTCTQCKAVVCNLCGFNPTPHLTEPKEWLCLTCQTQRALSGQLGNLGKMSPSLPISSKPKQAVPAQSAPKQQSQKGPPSAGPSKPSAAQPTVPQPKEPQQQKPGPQPTALKEAKKKEMADKLPAKILEMPSSVKQGKALDQELNITKQVTGEKPSAVEDRKLPAVGKEEADKQGKEARAAESMEPIVKKDLTDVKTAKPENISVSHPKLPSGDRKVQNEQLKTPEAAKEKAAMEKEEEKSDSSGVLQQRSPQGLSDTGYSSDGISSSLGEIPTILQSEDKDLLKEPARKDSISQESSPSSPSDLAKLESTVLSILEAQANTLNNEKSGQYKDTYGLYTDHERERHRPRTLSITPESYSSDEEDLEDIQEEDEDVLEDHGHEDTLARKDYSESCASQDEAAVRRQRYDSLEDSSESEHSPRPHRKRKTSIGSSSSDSQGSGDEEDFIRKQIIEMSAEEDASGSEEDEYIRSQLKEISGKGHLESKGPTVKHKRLSKKSSTSHDDDSARRHSWHDDDDEEEMSDVSPESKYRETKSQENEELAVSAGGGLRRFKTIDLNSSIANKYAEDSGNKKEGLYYEEEPELEMESLTDSPEDRSRGEGSSSLHATSSFTPGTSPTSVSSLDEDSDSSPSHKKMLGESKQQRKARHRSPGPLLPTIEDSSEEEELREEEELLREQEKQRELEQQQRKSSTKKSKKDKDELRAQRRRERPKTPPSNLSPIEDASPTEELRQAAEMEELHRSSCSEYSPSIESEPEGFEIHPEKIREVQKVYKLPTSVSLYSPTDENAGRIIQDVDANNQKSLKSAEEAYEEMMQKAKLFQNQKEPDDVFEKEPLYGGMLIEDYIYESLVEDTYNGTTENRFLNTGQGTRTGLMQESEKKLRSPDEIYEEIMKKSTSDSGHYYYNQPFDGNLYQQDLPSTVTGAKETCVTFPLHITEASTKTEKQLLDADAAYEELMKRQNALLTPGTSPTQPSSPESETTGRPAVFTSASTRGHDKSSTSIPSSADTEQIPPAGSMMHAIPDVKITQHFSVEDDIEVEYGEQYYVDNREMSNEITKTVKQSKPGTTTSSGELDDMASKTVTPTAFVTPVSSITSTVTMTSSSPVCSTGPADVSRTKDVVVLSIATSEEMSAQTATHLVKTAMSISDTAISSVSMAPTSVGVAICGPPGNTHPTQRGELAFTMPLPGKERIAATSSRAPLSSVSSTLSTASQRPQTTTWVPSVPFEMGPSIIKSSLHSATESQFPPPPPPLPASTFPKSVIIPKRRSTADVPACRMGVPIQTSGVSNLSNALDQSSLTLNGKIFHPMPPPVPPKPASIPSGFVFTTRPTDGIRPAIPPKPAFAHLPITVHRPSDLQHKTSTSTATLSLNLTSPGDFKLISPTSPISPYSNKSSPKLTMHSQATYVVITLPSEPGTPTESVTCQASSSQPSVSPSKQHGLSCLPSAISLTHFTKSMETQKIVEKGKSETVYFYQSLAQGVLSTVEHGISTNASQAPVSAIYDKVPSTGTISVAITIPPERKYSEFQENGRTLEQTAQFTRDVIDLRTLSNLDAGMTNNGMDLSNFSIDGRRHALVIDSGGIRHISTVQPAIVNLSTAGSDDQIPISPLVMATESMTVVTCTTTTTFTATTDTFERSVDLGNIVSIPLQLTTKIDEVSCSIAHCQSPATGTAELPINLSCSTASPISGWPVTEPVTIAPISTTNGWIDVESEVKAVDLSTTKPHQMMATVDELTSGIVTTILEEEDKPVDLTAGRRNVCCDMVYKFPFGRSCSSLTQQPAPTLPEDRYGYRDDHYLYGRGGSQGHRGFGNMKPSMSDTNLAEAGLFLYKSKHSFDYCNSGTDAAVDLTARKLTAGELMDYSAVCTQPQDHLSKGTLSYPEAHQVIADTGTPQYSQARITSAMGTHYGMPSGLRSSGGVVYSSVATPIPSTFAITTQPGSIFSTSLSLHSSDTMPSLSTLQHIQPMPKSSSYLTTTDIGGEMGPGVSLGLDMTGLVPNLTTISARYPDTSSEVSFMQAEADYKQIHTIDPSVVPKLSPVTSPVSEENKHLLMEREILEFEKMKQIRLAEELERERHEIQIFREQEKLIVQRELQDLQTMKQQLLYQQEEERQAQFMIQQETIAQQQIQLEQIQQLQQQLQQQLEEQKIRQIYQYTYDPSGSASPQTTTDQAMIESQYTTAENGQFWHVQDASTTASAMMGHDASQTQPWYSAQSDGIVQHVPQPCMLSSVSEMSLKDIDVREARALRKRSSVPRLRGQYGDNLDGNTQEPRSYKKIVDSGVQTDDEEGTERCYTSRRRRTKKSVDSSVQTDDEDNQEDWDVPTRRRKSRVGKYADGATEIDKTKRSHFAKLSNIAMQTVAEISVQTEPEGIIRTPAIRAQIETKIEIVKHISAPEKTHMGESLGCQTETDSDGQSPQCLSQKIITAISPPKNDKKRPTPLEIGYSNHLRADSSFQLAPSPPKSPKVLYSPISPMSPNKELETVFVPYEKSPSVDKNSQKLMAPEPSKIQPLSPRTIKVMQRSMSDPKPLSPTAEESSRSHFQYSDSYSAIGSQNTTPVGTQKKVKRTLPNPPPEEVGVTGSQATFSTVSSVSRRRVCRTNTMARAKILQDIDRELELVERESSKLRKKQAELDEEEKEIDAKLRYLEMGINRRKEALLKEREKRERAYLQGVAEERDYMSDSEVSNIRETRLDGQCGLARPRTAPQPDYDQFLSPQTQAQHQYATTPSHYTQYQYSTPQPAQAQTQFQQQSPYQEQALYQQVSPYQTQPTYQAGPTITYQQQPPPPQTQPTAYPHPSQMMLIQQKPRQTTLVDLEPKITTDYEVIHSQSLLMASTSADSTYAVPHLSSKYSNLDLRIGLDERGTVASSPMSSISAESYYADLEHHAPRNYVLIDDIGELTKGTSSLTTGFNLHDLQKEVQKNERLLRASEGRRTGDVKDFIGPLQTSTRLHSYGKTDEETMEDPYELKLLKQQIKQEFRRGTDGLEHLSGLPQYYHGDSSYRHFPKSEKYSIGRLTLEKQAAKQLPASIIYQKQSKHKKQLLDPKLSKFLPIQEARDVDPDFPSYMGTTSAVTAASSRARLIQDDITFSLRKNIRDQQKFLGPTIRSTLDDEIDKAYTSGTRCRPSSVYGLDLTIKRDPSNTPLRIKGQENDPLDIAYAHSTPSVRTKPSSLPISHSRGRIPIVAQNSEEESPLSPVGQPMGMARAAAGPLPPISADTREQFGSSHSLPEVQQHMREESRTRGYDRDIAFIMDDFQHAMSDSEGVCTTLRQLTEPNQTKFIEMNSYHLRREETDWFDKPRECRLEDAPAINRKLPEKLTHSRQPEQQSTEVGMKAVQYNFPYSRVRVQKDLKDQTVSGNGLGIRIIGGKEIPGRNGEIGAYVAKIFPGGTAEHTSNLTEGMQVLEWNGVPLTGKTYEEVQCIIGVPIGEAEICVRLDLNMQSDSEDLQHLDLHVQAKAGEKQRSPGVDPKQLAAELQKVSQQAPSVVTSATEKGVHSHSGTTSAPSSAAPSPGQPGSPAVSKKRHSSKPPETANKSRSITGEIQLQMNYDKHIGNLIVHVLQARNLAPRDNNGYSDPFVKVYLLPGRGQVMVVQNASVENKRRTKHVQKSINPEWNQTVIYKSISMEQIKKKTLEVTVWDYDRFSSNDFLGEVLIDLSNTSHFDNTLRWYLLKDQAESIDHAKPHSGQNSQQSPKHSVIKSRSHGIFPDPSKEMHVPTIEKSQSSPVSSKSSSEGHLRSHGPSRSQSKTSVTQTHLEDAGVAIAAAEAAVQQLRLQPTNENKDQSQLAIRKVMSEGSPKPDGAKSASHRNTESSISTASSISSVGSGCSVNSEGSIPGGENGVFTASQTGKINQDTDLTLKGETHKVLDQLKQPVLGLAEADGKTQVMGEIKIALKREMKTDGEQLIVEILQCRNITYKFKSPDHLPDLYVKLYVINVSTQKRIFKKKTRVCRHDREPSFNETFRFSLNSAGHSLQILLISNGGKFMRKTLIGEAYIWLDKVDLRKRIANWHKLLVSSTESQRGAAPGFNLQN